Part of the Triplophysa rosa linkage group LG3, Trosa_1v2, whole genome shotgun sequence genome, ACCTTGATCTTTTGGATTTTATGATTCTTTTAAGTAAAGTGTAAAGTTTATCTGCCtagttttatacttttttatttaagaattcTCATGGTATTTTATTAAACTTGGACATAGATTCATTTCAGTAGTCTTAGTATAGtttagttttacatttttaatagttttatacttagagagttaatttgcaaaaacggataactcagtttttaaatatgttccATAATCATGGTTTTTTATTGcattataattaatataattgaAACTGCAGTTGGCTTCTTTTGATTAAGTAAAAAAACGAACACAATTACACActacaaaaacatgataacacaataaaaaacaagattttttgcaaataaactctttatttttacatatttgtgtttaatataatatttaattgaatatctattaaatataatatttaatgtaatatCTACTATCTATACAGTAGAGTAGTACCTAAAAGTAAGGTCCCACTTCGGACAACTGATATCGTTTTGAAACActtctttatattttattagagATTAAAAACGTATGTATGCTGCATAAGTGTGTTTGAACTGTTGCCACAAAATATTACCATAAGAGAGGAtctcttttattaataaagttttTTAATAACAGACTATATTGCAGTcaatgtgtgcatttgtgcagtctgctttttaaatcaatcgtttatttttaaataaaacctttttgccAAACAATTTTGTCCAACAAATACCATAAAAGCTCAGTGTTGTCTAatacacctcatattttgatggttaaTCTAACCTTACAAAACATTAAAGGCAAATATTGTATATCACTGACATGACGTTTGCCCACTACTGTATAATCTAAAAATATTCCCTCAAATTACTTACAAAAACAGTTTAACAGACGTCATATCGgatcagagcatgtgagcggactCAGCGGACTGGAGCGGAGCGAAGTGTGCAAAAAATAGTCGGAGCGCGGAgcgggtttttatccaaaggccggAGCGATCGCTCTGTCTCGCTCCGGTTCTGCTCCGATACCGCTCACACCACGAGTCTAGGGCATGCACAAATCCACCCAGAATTCACCTGtgccttcaacaattaacaaaactgtcAGCCTACACTTCAAAAATCGTTCGTTGTGAAGGAGAGATGTCTGatgtaaacacaagcatagcagtggcgatccgtgactcctcttcaggggaagcagtaatgcgaagctcgggaaaacatgtatttagcccgtccTGTGTGTgtcgcatcatgtcaaaatacgtgcctgctgcagacgcgtcgaaagggtttttaataaaagagacgctcgcgtttgctagatacttgcttagtctcatgtgtaatcagagttaagtgttaacgcagtgtcttctgaacgcgtgcgtctcttttatcataaaccctttcgacaCGTCTGCAGAAGGcatgtattttgacatgatgcgtgatgcacataggttcacgtgaagcgctgaacacgtattttgaattccagcttcccctgaagaggaggcaccgatcgcagCTGAAGCATAGACTAGAATGACCGCGATCAGTTCCGGTAGCCGCGTCGGAGCCGTAATGTGCCGCAGATGCGTGTGGTGTAAACGAGGGGTAAGGCTTCGGTTGAAAACGGCAGGTGTTAGGCatgcagaggaattttaaatttgAGCGAGCGTGGAGCGATTTCACCGGAGCGGGATGAAATTGTAGGTGAGCGGGGAGCGGAATTGAGTGGTGGGAGTGAACACCCACGTGAGCGGGGAGCGGAAATTCTCACCACTCAGCTCCACTCACATGCTCTGCATCGGATAAATAGTTGCAAGTAAGCAGTCAACCCAGAGGAGGCAGTACAGTTTATCACTGTAATATTAAGTTTGTGCCCTGCGGCTCTATTAACAGTAATCTCTCGATTTGTCCTCTATGGGTATGTTTGTCACTTTGCCGTAAGTGTGTAAGGAGACGAGCCAAATTCAAATACAGACAAGTCAGAGGTCACCGCAAAGTATGAGACTCGGGTAACCCCGTGACCTGCTTTTTAAAAACTATGATAATTCACCGTCTGCCGGCGCTGGAGGAAATTCATCCTCCTACTTCACAAGCAAGTCTGATCTGATGGAAATAGATTTTCATTATGCAAGACATGGTTTAGTAATGGTTGATTTCCTTGCCTTTTCCGTCCACTTTGAGTGGCACTTCGGTATTTTAGATCTTCACAGACTTTCGAGTCTTTGATTGCAAGATGCTGGAAtactgaaatattaaaaaactaAGGCTGGTCTGTAATTATATACAGTGTGAAATGTCTGGCAGTAAAAAAAACTTAGTCAAGggtacgtttttatttagtctttCCTTCAAGTATAAAATGCACAAGATATAAAGAGACCAtatgtacaaataaaaacacttatttGCATTTTCTTGTGTTTGAATTTCATAGGATAACATAAAAATTTCATTTCTTTGCTTTCAAATCATCAGTTCATTGTTTGGAGCACAGTACCTGTGTATTTGCAGCCAATAGCTACAGGCCTCTCTCTAGAGCCATGCCCTCTCTGCTTACCTTCAGCAGGGTCTCCGCCCTCCCAAGAGCCTTTTCCAGCTCTATAAGCTCCGCCTCCAACTCCTCCCCATGCTTTTGCCGACTTTCAAGCTCTTCCTTGACTTCCTCTGTAGAGTCTTTCGAGTCATCTCGGCCAGGCAAGGTCTCCGCTTCCAGCCTCTCTTTCTGAATGTCCTTCTCGAGCTGTGAGGCACGAGCGTTGAACTCGTGCAACTTTTGCCCACAATCGTCCAGTTTAGCGTGCAGCTCTCCCAACCTCCGCTTCATCCCCCGCTCCCGCTCGGATTCTGCCTTAAGCTCCGCCTCCCAGAGCTGATCCTCCTCCAGTTCCTGCTGGTTCTTCCACAGTGCCTTTTCCAACACATCTATCTCCTCCTGCAAGGTCGATTCCTCACTGGACGACCGTTCCCAAGACTCATATTCCGTCTCTACAGTCACTAGCTGGGACTCAAGGTTACGTAACTGCTCCTGTTGCTGGTGTACACGTCGGAAAATCTCGTCTTTGGAAGGTCCGGGCAGGTATGCCGCTTGAGGAACTGGGGACGCCCTTTGTTCAGGAGAAGGCGTTTTCCGCGAATCCTTCGTTTTTGTACGAGAGGTGCCGGAAGGGCCTAAGTTGAAGGTGAAGGACTTTTTCGGCAAGCCCCGTTTGGCTTCTGGTGTAGACGGCTTGTGGAGAGGAAGCGTGTGGTTGTGTGGACTTGGCTCTTCGCTGCTGCTGGGGCCGGTCCGTCGGAGGAAGAACTGCACCTCGCTGCTGTGCTGGCCCAGTTTGGCCAAGGACTCCAGTGGGCGCTCATTGGCCAGAAGTTGGCGCTCGGTGTCTCTCAGTCTCTGAATAAGAATGTAGCGACCCGTCTGACCTATAAAGGACACAAATGTAGTAAGAATAAAAAATCAGCTACAAAATTATCTATGACATTCTGACACATAGAAACATAATTTCAatttaacaaatacattttttatccaAAGAAACTGGCAGTATTCTTGTTACAGGACCAATTCCAATGGAGCAAGTGGGACTATCCTGGGATCGCTTTAAGGACATTGGCTAATTCGATGACCCCCTTGTTGGGTTTAAGCCAATAAGTGCTCAGCCACACCACTCATTCTAGACAATGTTAAGGTTTACTCTGCAATAAAAAGGCTTCTTTCGTTTTTCAGGTAGCGGTAGGGGTGTGTTTAAGTCGTACTTACCAATGGCTTGGGCAAGTGCAATGACTACATCCTGGCATGATGTCTCCTCTGACAGGCCGCAAACCACTCGGACAACCCCGTCCACCCAA contains:
- the rassf7a gene encoding ras association domain-containing protein 8 isoform X1; the protein is MELKVWVDGVVRVVCGLSEETSCQDVVIALAQAIGQTGRYILIQRLRDTERQLLANERPLESLAKLGQHSSEVQFFLRRTGPSSSEEPSPHNHTLPLHKPSTPEAKRGLPKKSFTFNLGPSGTSRTKTKDSRKTPSPEQRASPVPQAAYLPGPSKDEIFRRVHQQQEQLRNLESQLVTVETEYESWERSSSEESTLQEEIDVLEKALWKNQQELEEDQLWEAELKAESERERGMKRRLGELHAKLDDCGQKLHEFNARASQLEKDIQKERLEAETLPGRDDSKDSTEEVKEELESRQKHGEELEAELIELEKALGRAETLLKAKEDDVEELNKELRQCNLQQFIQQAGAPQSRTHLAEHLEQLDLMQEQQDNHINNDSPPRPTAKQFLGHPRNLQNPLVSSLNPEVLTSSESSWQ
- the rassf7a gene encoding ras association domain-containing protein 8 isoform X2, with amino-acid sequence MELKVWVDGVVRVVCGLSEETSCQDVVIALAQAIGQTGRYILIQRLRDTERQLLANERPLESLAKLGQHSSEVQFFLRRTGPSSSEEPSPHNHTLPLHKPSTPEAKRGLPKKSFTFNLGPSGTSRTKTKDSRKTPSPEQRASPVPQAAYLPGPSKDEIFRRVHQQQEQLRNLESQLVTVETEYESWERSSSEESTLQEEIDVLEKALWKNQQELEEDQLWEAELKAESERERGMKRRLGELHAKLDDCGQKLHEFNARASQLEKDIQKERLEAETLPGRDDSKDSTEEVKEELESRQKHGEELEAELIELEKALGRAETLLKAKEDDVEELNKELRQCNLQQFIQQAGAPQSRTHLAEHLEQLDLMQEQQDNHINNDSPPRPTAKQFLGHPRNLQNPLVSSLNPEGVYV